ACAGCACGACCCCGTCGGGCGCGGGTTCCCCGGACGCCACGCCGAGGGTGAACGGGTCGCCCCGGCGGGCCGACGCCGCGGCGGGCGGCGCCGTCAGCAGGCCGGTGGGGACGGCCAGTGCGGCGGAGGCGGCGACCCCGGCCAGCAGGACGGATCGGCGGTCGGTGGTGGTGCGCGCGTCGACGGTCACGTCCGGCAGCGTGGGTCACCCGGTCGTGCGCGGCGTGGCCCGCACGGCACGACCCGGTGAACGTCGGGCCACCGTTGAGGGATTGGCACTCTCATGGGTAGAGTGCCAACGCACGCCGAGATCGAACCCGGCCCCCCGGCACCCGCGGCGGCGGGGAGCCCGGTCGGTCTCGCGTCGTACCCGATCAGAGCCGATACACGTACACCCCGAAGGGGAGGTCATCGTCGTGGCGAACATCAAGCCGCTCGAGGACAAGATCGTCGTCCAGGCCAGCGAGGCGGAGACCACGACCGCGTCCGGCATCGTCATCCCGGACACCGCCAAGGAGAAGCCCCAGGAGGGCAAGGTCCTCGCGGTCGGCCCCGGCCGTATCGACGACAACGGCAACCGCGTCCCGCTGGACGTGGCGGTCGGCGACGTCGTCATCTACTCGAAGTACGGCGGCACCGAGGTCAAGTACAACGGCGAGGAGTACCTCATCCTCTCCGCGCGCGACGTGCTCGCGGTCGTCAACTGACGCAGGCAGTTCTGCAGTACCGCCGCCCCGGTGGTCCCTCGACCGAGCGGGCCACCGGGGCGTCGGCATTTCGTGAGTAACCAGAGAGGCAGGACATGCCGAAGCAGATCAGCTTCGACGAGCAGACCCGCCGCGCACTCGAGCGTGGGGTGAACCAGCTCGCGGACGCGGTCAAGGTCACCCTCGGCCCGCGCGGCCGGCACGTCGTCATCGACAAGAAGTTCGGTGGTCCGACCGTCACCAACGACGGCGTGACCATCGCCCGCGAGATCGACCTCGAGGACCCGTTCGAGAACCTCGGGGCCCAGCTCGCCAAGACCGTCGCCACCCGCACGAACGACGTCGCGGGTGACGGCACCACCACCGCCACCGTGCTCGCCCAGGCCATGGTGGCCGCGGGCCTGCGCAACGTCGCCGCGGGTGCGAACCCGATGGCGCTGGGCAAGGGCATCTCCGCCGCCGCCGACGCGGTCGCCGACTTCCTCAAGGAGAAGGCGATCCCGGTCGACGACAAGGAGCACATCGCCCAGGTCGGCACGATCGCCTCGCGTGAGCAGGAGATCGGCAACCTGATCAGCGAGGCGCTCAAGGCCGTCGGCAAGGACGGCGTGATCACCATCGAGGAGGGCTCCACGCTCGCCACCGAGCTGGAGATCACCGAGGGCCTGCAGTTCGAGAAGGGCTACCTCTCCCCGTACTTCGTGACCGACTCGGAGTCGATGGAGGCGGTGCTGGAGAACGCCTACGTCCTGCTGCACCGCGACAAGATCGGCGCCATCGCCGACCTGCTGCCGCTGCTGGAGAAGGTGCTCGCCGACGGCAAGCCCCTCCTCATCATCGCGGAGGACCTCGAGGGCGAGGCGCTCTCGACCCTGGTCGTCAACTCGATCCGCAAGACGGTCAAGGTCGCCGCGGTCAAGTCGCCGTTCTTCGGCGACCGCCGCAAGTGGTTCATGGAGGACCTGGCCATCGCCACCGGCGGCACGGTCATCAACGCCGAGGTCGGGCTGAAGCTCTCCGAGGCAGGGCTGGACCTGCTGGGCACGGTCCGCCGTGTCGTCGTCACGAAGGACGCCACCACCCTCGTCGAGGGTGGCGGCCCGAAGTCCGCCGTCGACGACCGGGTCGCGCAGCTCAAGCGCGAGATCGAGGACGCCACGTCCGACTGGGACCGCGAGAAGCTGCAGGAGCGGCTGGCCAAGCTGGCCGGCGGCGTCGCGGTGATCAAGGTCGGGGCGGCCACCGAGACCGCGCTCAAGGAGCGCAAGCACCGCATCGAGGACGCGGTGTCGGCCACCCGGGCCGCGGTCGAGGAGGGCATCGTGCCCGGCGGCGGTTCCGCGCTGGTGCAGGCGGCCAAGACGCTGGAGGGCGGCCTCGGCCTCACCGGCGACGAGGCCACCGGCGTCTCGATCGTCCGCAAGGCCCTGTCGGCGCCGCTGTTCTGGATCGCCGCCAACGGTGGCTTCGAGGGCTCGGTCGTCGTCAACAAGGTCTCCGAGCAGGAGTGGGGCCACGGCTTCAACGCCGCCACCCTCACCTTCGGCGACCTGCTGGCCGACGGCGTCATCGACCCGGTGAAGGTCACGCGCTCCGCCGTGGTCAACGCCGCGTCGATCGCGCGCATGGTGCTCACCACCGAGAGCGCCGTCGTCGACAAGCCGGCCGACGCCCCGGCGGCCCCCGCCGGTGGCGGTCACGGCCACGGGCACGGCCACTAGCACCACCCGCACGACGAACGGGCCACCTCCGGATCGGAGGTGGCCCGTTCTGCTTCACGGAACCGGTGCGGCCTGCCGCCGCGCCGGCCCCGGCGTCATCGGGGTGTGTGCACCACCGGTGCGGGATCGGCCATCTTCAGCGTGCGCTCCTTGCCGCGGATGATGTCGTCGCGCTCGGACTCCGACAGCCCGCCCCACACGCCGTACGGCTCGTGGACGGTGAGGGCGTGCCGCCGGCACTGCTCCAACACCGGGCAGGTCCCGCAGACCTGCTTGGCCCGGGTCTCGCGGTTGACCCGCGCCGGGCCCCGCTCACCCTCCGGGTGGAAGAAGAAGCCGCTGTCCATCCCGCGGCACGATCCGTGCATCTGCCAGTCCCAGATGTCCGTCACCGGGACCGGGAGCCTTCTGATGTCCGCCACGACTGCATCTCCTCAACGACGACCGTGCTTCCCGGTCGGAATGCCCATCGTAGAACCGCTTCAAACCTTGTTCAAGCTCTGCGAGGGAGGGGATGCGGTTGCCCTTCGCCGGGTGGGCCCGCACGATGGGCGGATGCACTCCGAGCCGACGGCGGCGGCACCCGTCCCGCCGCCGGTCGCCCCTGATCAGGACGGCCCCCCGGCCGACGAGCCCGCGCCGGAGCCCGCAGAACCGACCTCCGCCGGCCCGGCCGACGGGGGCGTCGAGGTGCCGCGGCTCACGGTCGCGGCCGTGGCCCGCCGGCTCGGCATCGCCCCGTCCACGCTGCGCACGTGGGACCGCCGCTACGGAGTCGGCCCCGGCGGGCACGAGCCCGGCCGCCACCGCCGCTACGCCGCCGACGACGTCGCGCGGCTGGAGCTGATGCAGCACGCACTGCTGCGCGGGGTGTCGCCCGTCGACGCCGCGGAGTACGCCCGCACCGCCCGCCTGCCCCGCCCCGACGCCGACGGGCCCCGGCGACTGCCGGCGGGACCCGGCACCCCGGCCGGCCCGGACGAGCCCGACCCGGACGAGCCCGACCCGGACGAGCCCGACGCGGGCGGCCCCCTGCTGCTCACCGACGCCTCCGGTGACGGCCGGGCCGCCACCCGGGTGCGGGTCGGTGGCCGGGCGCTGCGCCTGCCCGGGGCCGGCCGCACGGCCCGCGGGCTGGGACGGGCGGCGCTGGCGCTCGACGCGGCGACGATCCGGACGCTGCTGGAGGAGTCGATCGAGGCCGACGGCATCGTCGAGACCTGGGACTCCGTGGCGCGGCCCGTGCTGTCCGCGGTGGCCCAGCGCTGGGCCGACACCGGGGCCGGGATCGAGATCGAGCACCTGATCAGCGAGTGCGTGATCGCGGTGTTCGGGCGGCACGCGGCCGAGGCCCCCCCTGCGCGCAACCCCCGTCCGGTGCTGCTCGCGGGGATGCCGGGGGAGTACCACACGCTCCCGCTGGTGGCGCTGGCCGCGACGCTGGCCGACCGGTACGTCGAGAGCCGGTCGCTGGGGTCGAACCTGCCCTCCGACGCGCTCGTCGCCGCGATCCGGCGGACCGCCCCGGCCGCCGTCGTGCTGTGGTCGCAGCTCCCGCCGAGCGCCGACCTCGGGCTGCTGCGGTCGCTGCCCCGCACCCGCCCGCGGTTCCGGACGTTCGTCGCCGGGCCGGGCTGGGCGGGCAAGGAGCTGCCCCCGCGGGTCGGGGTGTTCGGCTCGCTCACCGACGCCGGCACCCAGCTCGCCGAGGCGGTGCTGGTCTGACGGCCCCGTCCCCCCTCCGCGACGCGGCGTTCGGTGGGTCCCCGGGCGCGGCGGTCCGCGTCGGCCCCGGCGCGTCCCCCGTCGACCGCTGGTGCGCGGCCGTGGCCCTCGGGGGTCAGGGGCGCTTCGCCGCGGCCGCGACGCTGCTGCTGGACCTGCTGGTCGACCCGGGGATCCCGGCCGGGGTCGCCGCGCACGCCGCGGTGACCCTCGCCGCCCACCGCAGGCAGCGCGGGGGACACGCACTGGCCCGGCCCCTCGACGCCCGCGGGCTGCGGCTGGCCGCGACCGCACCGCCCGCGCCCCCGTGCCCGGACGGCACCGACGCGGGAGCCGCCGCCGTCGACGCGCTCGTCGGGCTGGCCGCCGACGCGCTCGGGCTCGGCGACCCGGTGGCGGGCCGGCTGCTCGACGCGGCCGAGGCGCGGCGGCACCCGTCCTGGCGGACCGCGGTGCGCATCGGCTGGGTGCGGGCGGAGGCGGCGCTGTACGCGGGACGCGCGGCGGACGGGGAGGAGCCGGCCCGGCGGGCGCTGGAGCTGGCCCGGGAGGCGGGCTCGGTGCGGCACGTCGTGAAGTCCCGGTTGGTGCTCGCGGTCGTCCGAGCGGTTGCTCACCCGAACGGAGCAGTGTTCACTGAGCTGGACGCGGTGGCCGAGACCGCCGACCGGGCGGGGTTGCTGCCCCTGTCGGGTCCCGCCCGGGGGGCCTGGCTCGACCTGTCGAGGGACGACCTGTCGCCGTCCGTGATCAAATCGTCACCGATCGCAAACGACGGTGCGGTGGATCGATCGCACGAAGCGGCGAACGGTCAGCCGAGCGGTCCGGCGCGCCGACGACACGCCGTGGCTCGCACGGCGAGCGTCCTTTACCAGCTCAGCGACCCTGTGGGCAGGGGCCTGACGGGGGAGCCGGTGCGGGGTGCTGCACGGACCTCGGTAATGTAATTACTCCATTCGGAACCTCGTCACCCACATGACGAGTGCCACTCGGCGCAACCCTCCCGAATGGAGGGCACAAAAGGGCCCTGATCGTGTCAAGGTGGAGCGGTCACCCGCCGATGCGTGGGGTGACACATCACCCGGCTGCAGGAAGCTGCAGGAAGGAATCGTCGTGACGACGGTACTCATCTGCGACGATCGTCGTAGCGTCCGCGAAGGCCTGACCCGCGTGATGTCCGCGGTGCCGGGGGTGCATCGGATCGATTGCGTTGCGCACGGGGACGAGTTGCTGGCCCGGTTCTCCCGGCAGCCGGTCGACGTTGTCCTGGTCGGCACCCAGCGTGCGGTGCCCACCGGGGTGGAGGCGACGCGACGTCTGGTCGCCGCCCACCCCCAGGCCAACGTCATCGTGTTCGGAGCCCCCGACGACGCGGGCAGCATCGCCGCGGCCATCGCGGGCGGCGCTCGCGGCTACCTCCGCTGGGACGCCTCGCGCCCCGAGCTGGTGGCCGCGCTCGCCCACACGCTCGCGAGCACGGCCGTGCCCACGCCGCGGGCCCCCACGGACCCCGGCGTCCAGCTGACGGAGCGCGAGCTCCAGGTGCTGCGGGGCATGAGCCAGGGGAAGAGCAACGGGCAGATCGGGCGCGAGCTCTACCTGTCCGAGGACACGGTCAAGACCCACGCCCGCCGGCTGTTCCGCAAGCTCGGCGTGCGCGACCGGGCCCAGGCCGTCGCGCACGGCTTCCGCCGCGGTCTGGTCTCCTAGCCCCACCAGCACGTCCGGGTGCGTGGCCGCCGAATCGGCGGCCACGCACCCGTTTGCATGTCCGGTCCCGTGTCGATCCCGGGCAACCCCGCTCCGCTCCCGTGCGTCCTCCTGTCGAGGTACCCGCTCCAGCGGTCTCCGGCTCTTCGCTACGGTGGACCGCACTGAGGACACGGTTGAACACTCTCCGTGGTCGCCCTCACGAACGGATGAGATCGAAGATGCTGCGTAACACCCGGACGACACTGTGCGATGAGTGAGACGACAGACGTTCCCGACGAACTCGTCACCCGCGCCATGGCGGGCGATCGAGTCGCGGTCGGGCACGTGCTCGCCATCATCCGGCCGCTGGTCGTGCGCTACTGCCGCGCACGTCTGGGGCGGGAGCGTTCGTTCGCCTCGGCGGACGACGTCGCACAGGAGGTGTGTTTGGCCGTGCTGACGGCCTTACCCGGATACCGGGTCCAGGGGCGCCCCTTCCTCGCGTTCGTCTACGGCATCGCGTCACACAAGGTGATCGATGCTCATCGGGCGTCCACCCGCAACAAGTCCGATCCCTTCGCGGACCTCCCCGACTCGGTCGAGACCGCCGACGGACCGGAGCAGCGCGCACTGCGCGTGGAGCTCTCCGGCGAGATGGCGCGCCTGCTCGACCAGCTCCCGGAGAAGCAGCGCGAGATCCTGGTGCTGCGCGTGGTGGTGGGCCTGTCGGCGGAGGAGACGGCCGAGGCCGTCGGCTCCACGCCCGGAGCGGTCCGGGTGGCACAGCACCGGGCCCTGGCCCGGCTCCGCAAGTCGATGCCCGAGGAGGTGGTCTAGATGCAGGACGAACGACGCGGTTTCGGCGAGACGAGTCCTCGCCGACCCCGCACCAACGGCAGCAACGGCTTCCACGCGGCCGACGGGATGCGGACCAACCCGATCCCGTTCCAGGACGTGTCCGAGGACCCGATCGACCTCGTCGCGGTGCAGGCCGACGACGAGCTGATCAGCGCACTCGCGGCCGGCATGTCGGTCTCGGCCCCCGGTGTGGGTGGCTACGACGCCGACGACCAGGTCGCCGCCCTGCTCGCCTCCTGGCGGGCCGAGGTCGACTCCGAGCCGCTCCCCGAGCTCGTCGACCTCGACACGGCGATGGCCACGGTGCAGGCGGCCTCCCGTCCGCCCGGCCGCCGCGCCCGGCACCTGTTCCCGCTCGCGGCCGCCGCCGCGATGATCGTCTTCACCGTCGGCGGCGTGTCCGTCGGCGCCTCCGACGCCCGCCCCGGCGACACCCTGTGGGGCGTGTCCCGCGTGCTCTACAGCGAGCGCGCGGAGTCCGTCGAGGCCGCCGAGCGCGTCGAGTCGCGGATCAACGAGGCCAAGGACGCCCTGACGCGCGGGGAGCCCGAGGTCGCGGCCGCCGCGCTCGCCGCGGCGGAGGAGGACCTCTCCGTCGTCCGGGCGGAGGAGGGCCTCGCCGAGCTGGCCGAGGTGCAGAGCTTCCTCGAGGCCAAGGCGGCGGAGACGCCGCCCGGTCAGCCGGTCCAGCCCGGCACGCCGCTGGCCGCCGACCCGCGCCGCCCGGTACCGCCGCGCGCGGCCACCGAGGGCACCCCGACCCCGCCCGCCCCGGCGGCGCCCGGTGCGCCCACGACGACGGCTCCGACGTCGCCCTCGGATGCGGCGGTCAGCCCGCTCAGCGCCGACGCCACGCCGGCACCGACCACGTCGACGGTCCCCCCGGGCACCGGGACGTCGTCGGGTGACACCCCCCAGGGGTCCACGTCCGCCACGAGCGAGGGCAGCGCGGACCCGACGACCACCACCTCCGGCCAGGGCCTCGGCGGCGCCACGGCCACCGAGGAGGGCACGCCCACCGCGGCGGGCTCGGAGTCCACGACCCCGAGCTAGCGGTCGCACGTGCGAACGGCCCCGGCCCCCCGCGAGGGGACCGGGGCCGTTCGTCGTGTCGGGGCCCGCTCAGGAGTCGGACAGCACCGCGTCGGCGTAGCCGCGGCAGTACTCCCAGGTGACGTAGCTGCTGGGGTCGGGGTCGAAGGCCGGCTCGTGCGGCCGCATCTGCCCCTCGTCGAGCAGCTGCTGCAGGCTCGCGCGCAGCAGGCTCCACTCGTGGAAGTGCTGCTCGCCGCAGTCACCGCAGTCGACCACGATGCCGCGGACCCCGCGGCCCTCCAGCAGCGCCTGGTACACGGCGAGGTCGGCGAGGTCGGCGACGATCTCGTCGCGCTCGACGTCGCTCAGCTCCTCCGCCTCCTCGGGCTCGGGGCCGTCGAGCGACAGCGCGGGGTCGTGCGGATCCCCGGCGAAGGGGTCCGGCGGCAGCGCGTCAGAGGGCACCCCACGGATCCTACTCGGGGTCGGCGCCGGAAATCTGTGGGCAGCCCCTCCTCCGACCCGCGCGTCGCGCGTCCGCGGCGCGGATACGATGGCCGGGCAGGCGGCAGCGTGCCGTGCTCCGAGATCTGGAGGGTGCGATGACGAGCGAGGCCGCCGGGCTGCCGCCCAAGTTCGCGATGCTGGGCCTGACCTT
This sequence is a window from Pseudonocardia petroleophila. Protein-coding genes within it:
- a CDS encoding DUF5319 domain-containing protein; amino-acid sequence: MRGVPSDALPPDPFAGDPHDPALSLDGPEPEEAEELSDVERDEIVADLADLAVYQALLEGRGVRGIVVDCGDCGEQHFHEWSLLRASLQQLLDEGQMRPHEPAFDPDPSSYVTWEYCRGYADAVLSDS
- a CDS encoding anti-sigma-D factor RsdA, which produces MQDERRGFGETSPRRPRTNGSNGFHAADGMRTNPIPFQDVSEDPIDLVAVQADDELISALAAGMSVSAPGVGGYDADDQVAALLASWRAEVDSEPLPELVDLDTAMATVQAASRPPGRRARHLFPLAAAAAMIVFTVGGVSVGASDARPGDTLWGVSRVLYSERAESVEAAERVESRINEAKDALTRGEPEVAAAALAAAEEDLSVVRAEEGLAELAEVQSFLEAKAAETPPGQPVQPGTPLAADPRRPVPPRAATEGTPTPPAPAAPGAPTTTAPTSPSDAAVSPLSADATPAPTTSTVPPGTGTSSGDTPQGSTSATSEGSADPTTTTSGQGLGGATATEEGTPTAAGSESTTPS
- a CDS encoding response regulator transcription factor codes for the protein MTTVLICDDRRSVREGLTRVMSAVPGVHRIDCVAHGDELLARFSRQPVDVVLVGTQRAVPTGVEATRRLVAAHPQANVIVFGAPDDAGSIAAAIAGGARGYLRWDASRPELVAALAHTLASTAVPTPRAPTDPGVQLTERELQVLRGMSQGKSNGQIGRELYLSEDTVKTHARRLFRKLGVRDRAQAVAHGFRRGLVS
- a CDS encoding WhiB family transcriptional regulator; translation: MADIRRLPVPVTDIWDWQMHGSCRGMDSGFFFHPEGERGPARVNRETRAKQVCGTCPVLEQCRRHALTVHEPYGVWGGLSESERDDIIRGKERTLKMADPAPVVHTPR
- a CDS encoding MerR family transcriptional regulator; amino-acid sequence: MHSEPTAAAPVPPPVAPDQDGPPADEPAPEPAEPTSAGPADGGVEVPRLTVAAVARRLGIAPSTLRTWDRRYGVGPGGHEPGRHRRYAADDVARLELMQHALLRGVSPVDAAEYARTARLPRPDADGPRRLPAGPGTPAGPDEPDPDEPDPDEPDAGGPLLLTDASGDGRAATRVRVGGRALRLPGAGRTARGLGRAALALDAATIRTLLEESIEADGIVETWDSVARPVLSAVAQRWADTGAGIEIEHLISECVIAVFGRHAAEAPPARNPRPVLLAGMPGEYHTLPLVALAATLADRYVESRSLGSNLPSDALVAAIRRTAPAAVVLWSQLPPSADLGLLRSLPRTRPRFRTFVAGPGWAGKELPPRVGVFGSLTDAGTQLAEAVLV
- the groES gene encoding co-chaperone GroES; translation: MANIKPLEDKIVVQASEAETTTASGIVIPDTAKEKPQEGKVLAVGPGRIDDNGNRVPLDVAVGDVVIYSKYGGTEVKYNGEEYLILSARDVLAVVN
- a CDS encoding sigma-70 family RNA polymerase sigma factor, with translation MSETTDVPDELVTRAMAGDRVAVGHVLAIIRPLVVRYCRARLGRERSFASADDVAQEVCLAVLTALPGYRVQGRPFLAFVYGIASHKVIDAHRASTRNKSDPFADLPDSVETADGPEQRALRVELSGEMARLLDQLPEKQREILVLRVVVGLSAEETAEAVGSTPGAVRVAQHRALARLRKSMPEEVV
- the groL gene encoding chaperonin GroEL (60 kDa chaperone family; promotes refolding of misfolded polypeptides especially under stressful conditions; forms two stacked rings of heptamers to form a barrel-shaped 14mer; ends can be capped by GroES; misfolded proteins enter the barrel where they are refolded when GroES binds) — its product is MPKQISFDEQTRRALERGVNQLADAVKVTLGPRGRHVVIDKKFGGPTVTNDGVTIAREIDLEDPFENLGAQLAKTVATRTNDVAGDGTTTATVLAQAMVAAGLRNVAAGANPMALGKGISAAADAVADFLKEKAIPVDDKEHIAQVGTIASREQEIGNLISEALKAVGKDGVITIEEGSTLATELEITEGLQFEKGYLSPYFVTDSESMEAVLENAYVLLHRDKIGAIADLLPLLEKVLADGKPLLIIAEDLEGEALSTLVVNSIRKTVKVAAVKSPFFGDRRKWFMEDLAIATGGTVINAEVGLKLSEAGLDLLGTVRRVVVTKDATTLVEGGGPKSAVDDRVAQLKREIEDATSDWDREKLQERLAKLAGGVAVIKVGAATETALKERKHRIEDAVSATRAAVEEGIVPGGGSALVQAAKTLEGGLGLTGDEATGVSIVRKALSAPLFWIAANGGFEGSVVVNKVSEQEWGHGFNAATLTFGDLLADGVIDPVKVTRSAVVNAASIARMVLTTESAVVDKPADAPAAPAGGGHGHGHGH